In the Prochlorococcus marinus str. MIT 9312 genome, CCTAAAAATGTTAATTTTAGATAAGGCAAAGATAGGGGATTATGTTCAAATAAACTTAGAACTATCAAAGGATAGACTTAATAAAGAAATTCTTGATGATATAAATGTTTCTTCAGTGGCTAAGATAAATAATTTTAGAATAACTGATGGTAAGGGTATTGGAGTTATAGTGCAATTATCTAATGGTAAAGAGCAATGGTTTTTTGAAGATGAAATTGAGCTCCTCGACGAAAATGGTAATGTAATTAAAAAGAATTATCTTAAAAACGAGAATAGTAATTTAATATTTGAAGTTTTAAAAGGACTAAATTATGAAAATAAAAATAAGGTAAGAGAGTTACTTAATCCAATTAACTTTTCTCTCTGGCTGGTTGTATCGTTTAGAGATATTTTTTAATTCGTTAAAAATTTCTATAAAATAAAAATAATTTAATAATTTATTTAAATAAAATTTCAGAAATTAAAAATTGAAATGGTGCAAAATATTATCGATGTAAGAAATTTATCTAAGTCATTTGATATTTCTTACAAAGAACCAGGCTTAAAAGGAACAATTAAACATTTTTTTAGAAGACAAACAAAAAGTTTAAAAGTTATAAAAGATATAAGTTTTGAAATTAAAGAAGGAGAAATAGTAGGTTTTCTTGGTGCTAATGGAGCTGGGAAAACAACAATTTTAAAAATGCTTTGTGGCTTAATTTATCCAAGTGAGGGTTCGATTTTAGTGTCAGGCTACTTACCTTTCATGAGAAAAGAAAATTTCCTAAAAAATATCACCTTAATAATGGGACAAAAGCAACAACTAATTTGGGATCTTCCGCCAATTGAATCACTTTATTTGAATGCATCAATATATGACTTAAATAAGTTCGAAGCTAAAAGGAGAATAAAAAAACTATCCGAAATGCTTGAAATTGATGAAGAGCTCTTCATACCTGTTAGAAAACTTTCATTAGGTCAGCGTATGAAGTCAGAATTACTAGCAGCTTTGATACACGAACCAAATATTCTATTTTTAGACGAGCCGACACTTGGATTAGATATTAATGCACAGAGAAATTTAAGAAAATTCCTTCAAAAATATAATAAGGAAACTAATGCAACAATATGCCTAACTAGTCATTACATGAAAGATATTACATCACTATGCAAGAGGGTTATATGTGTTCATGAAGGAGCTATATCATATGATGGAAAACTTGACCTATTATTAAAAAAACTATCTCCTGTTAAAGAAATATTAATAGTTTGTCGCTCAGAAGAAGATGCAATTAAATTAGAAAATTCCGGTTTTACGGTTAAAACTAAAATAAAAAATGAAATCACTATAAAAGTTGAAAACGACTCTATTACTTCTTCTCTAAAAACAATTCTAAATGATTTTGATATTGAAGACCTTTTTATAAATGAACCACCTATAGATGAAATTATTGGGAGGGTATTAATTAAAAAAGATTATGATATCTAATTTGATTAACCGCAAAATATTCACCTTATTAAAGGTGCAATATTCTAACATGTTGGAATATAGGGTAGAAATTGCATTATGGGCAATTTCAGGAATTATTCCTTTTTTCATGTTAAACATTTGGACAAACAATAATCTAAATGAATCGATAAACATTAGCGATGTTATGCTTTCTAGGTATTTCTTATGTGCTTTTTTTGTAAGACAGTTTTCTGTAGTTTGGGTTGTATTTAGCTTTGAAGAGGATTCTCTTATGGGGAAGGTATCTCCGTATTTAATTCAACCTTTAAATCCATTTTTCAGATATTTTGCACAACATCTTGCAGAAC is a window encoding:
- a CDS encoding cytochrome b6-f complex subunit PetP yields the protein MLILDKAKIGDYVQINLELSKDRLNKEILDDINVSSVAKINNFRITDGKGIGVIVQLSNGKEQWFFEDEIELLDENGNVIKKNYLKNENSNLIFEVLKGLNYENKNKVRELLNPINFSLWLVVSFRDIF
- a CDS encoding ABC transporter ATP-binding protein; amino-acid sequence: MVQNIIDVRNLSKSFDISYKEPGLKGTIKHFFRRQTKSLKVIKDISFEIKEGEIVGFLGANGAGKTTILKMLCGLIYPSEGSILVSGYLPFMRKENFLKNITLIMGQKQQLIWDLPPIESLYLNASIYDLNKFEAKRRIKKLSEMLEIDEELFIPVRKLSLGQRMKSELLAALIHEPNILFLDEPTLGLDINAQRNLRKFLQKYNKETNATICLTSHYMKDITSLCKRVICVHEGAISYDGKLDLLLKKLSPVKEILIVCRSEEDAIKLENSGFTVKTKIKNEITIKVENDSITSSLKTILNDFDIEDLFINEPPIDEIIGRVLIKKDYDI